One genomic segment of Paenibacillus durus includes these proteins:
- a CDS encoding MFS transporter has translation MGNFSWKRNLAVLWIGVFFCSTSYSLSIPFMSIFLSDDLGVDSHLEIWSGIAFGISFLASALISPFWGSLSDKYGRKPMLIRSGFSLAALYLVNYFVHDPYVFLVVRVLQGLLAGFVPASIALVATNTPEEKTGYALGVMSTSGAAGSIIGPLIGGVISYYYGNRSAFLFSAAIVLVSAVIATFFVKEQVYDRSATRSRVRDDIREARSNRAFVSLMVLTGISSFSVMILEPLIPIYMLDMGIAKNSASLTSGIVFSSVGIATVLMAPRWGKIGGRKGYGFILFIGLLGGGIGNILQFFVTGYVKFALLRFVYGLFYAGVLPSINAMVVQVTEPGFRGRAFGLNQSVSQLATMAGPILGGLLGAFLPIPVVFVINGLILLTAALFVKRRQLEACVSAARAGETPSSL, from the coding sequence TCCATTTTTCTGAGCGATGATCTGGGGGTGGACAGCCATCTGGAGATATGGTCAGGCATCGCATTCGGCATCTCGTTTCTGGCCAGCGCGCTGATTTCTCCTTTCTGGGGGTCCCTGTCCGACAAATATGGACGCAAGCCGATGCTCATACGTTCCGGCTTTAGTCTGGCCGCGCTCTATTTGGTTAATTATTTTGTTCATGATCCATATGTATTTCTTGTTGTACGGGTCCTTCAAGGACTTCTGGCCGGGTTCGTGCCGGCCTCGATCGCTTTGGTGGCGACGAATACGCCGGAGGAGAAGACGGGGTATGCGCTCGGCGTAATGTCCACCTCGGGTGCTGCCGGGAGCATCATCGGCCCGCTTATCGGCGGTGTGATCAGCTATTATTATGGGAACCGCAGCGCCTTTCTGTTCTCTGCGGCGATTGTGCTGGTGTCAGCGGTAATTGCCACCTTTTTTGTGAAAGAGCAGGTCTATGACCGGTCGGCTACTAGATCGCGGGTACGCGATGATATCAGGGAGGCCAGGAGTAACCGTGCTTTCGTATCCCTAATGGTGCTGACGGGAATCAGCAGCTTTTCCGTGATGATTCTGGAGCCGCTTATTCCTATATACATGCTGGATATGGGGATTGCGAAGAATAGTGCGTCGCTAACTTCGGGGATCGTCTTTTCATCCGTAGGCATAGCTACAGTGCTGATGGCTCCCAGGTGGGGAAAAATAGGCGGACGTAAAGGCTACGGATTCATCCTGTTTATCGGGCTTCTGGGCGGTGGAATCGGCAATATCCTGCAGTTCTTTGTTACCGGTTATGTCAAGTTCGCGCTGCTCCGGTTTGTCTATGGACTATTCTACGCCGGTGTTCTTCCTTCCATTAACGCAATGGTCGTACAGGTAACGGAGCCGGGCTTTCGGGGACGCGCTTTCGGCCTCAACCAATCGGTTTCCCAACTGGCGACGATGGCGGGACCTATCCTTGGCGGCCTGCTTGGAGCCTTCCTTCCCATTCCAGTGGTGTTCGTAATTAACGGGCTGATCCTGTTGACTGCCGCGCTGTTTGTGAAGAGACGCCAGCTTGAAGCCTGTGTTAGCGCCGCCAGGGCGGGGGAGACTCCTTCTTCCTTGTAA
- a CDS encoding sensor histidine kinase has product MKLPLHKIAAVVFVILLLASMIEVGITMERGKQEGRELRGWQLKWVNAAIGEGVHPPHTKSGWIDVSPSDDLPEVPGVMTGVWFRTSLPPLGSNSAALLNKVYGSDIRAYVDDTLVYDSNGRGSRGGGKLLIPLTAPQAAKELYIYSGGADSRLGLEGEIKVGSYGKLLNVYLKENLLDLMIGGSLIFMAVVLGVCSVFLKRELFVNGILLMLIMLSSGVLMIYYSPYLEIVMENKYRWLELLFDAALFTLLPAFTYFFEKLFGSGLFKAVTRLRRLQMGYSLFCVGLCVLNIALSYRLDGLYRTFTVDVVGILMIIQFLLLLGLAIRYSLRGNVEAIIFTIGFAVFAFASLSELSLYYMSGEKYHLYWWKWGMVGFLVSLIVIVGRRFAKNHEQVVEYSKELEKFNNDLQRSEKMEIISELAASVAHEVRNPLQVTRGFLQIIGGAQDSKEREYLQLAISELDRASHIINDFLTFAKPAMDKVECLDVGEELRHVAGILLPLAQIQGSRIEIHLEAGLYVKFNSSKFKQAMINIIKNGIEAIQDNGLVTITAGKHGAYVVISVRDTGEGMTASEIARLGEPYYSNKTKGTGLGLMVTFRLIEAMNGTIEFQSVKGKGTEVIIKLPAAKP; this is encoded by the coding sequence ATGAAATTGCCACTACACAAAATAGCGGCTGTAGTGTTTGTCATACTGCTGTTGGCCTCCATGATTGAGGTTGGAATTACGATGGAGCGGGGGAAACAAGAGGGCAGAGAGCTTCGAGGGTGGCAGCTGAAATGGGTGAACGCAGCAATAGGAGAAGGAGTGCATCCTCCTCACACGAAATCAGGGTGGATTGACGTATCGCCTTCGGACGATCTGCCTGAGGTTCCGGGAGTTATGACCGGGGTATGGTTCCGCACTTCTTTGCCTCCGCTCGGGAGCAATTCGGCAGCGCTGTTAAATAAGGTTTATGGAAGTGATATCAGGGCTTATGTGGACGATACGCTGGTATACGATTCGAACGGCAGGGGAAGCCGGGGCGGGGGCAAGCTTCTGATTCCGCTAACAGCGCCGCAAGCCGCCAAAGAATTGTACATCTACAGCGGAGGGGCGGACAGCCGCCTTGGCCTGGAAGGAGAGATCAAGGTTGGCAGCTACGGCAAGCTGCTGAATGTTTACTTGAAGGAAAATCTGCTGGATCTCATGATCGGCGGGTCGCTCATTTTTATGGCCGTCGTCCTGGGCGTGTGTTCGGTATTTTTGAAAAGAGAGCTGTTTGTCAACGGAATTTTGCTCATGCTGATCATGCTGTCGTCCGGGGTGCTGATGATCTACTATTCTCCCTATCTTGAAATTGTAATGGAGAATAAATACAGGTGGTTGGAGCTGTTATTCGATGCGGCGCTGTTCACACTGCTGCCGGCATTCACCTACTTTTTCGAAAAGTTATTTGGTTCGGGCCTGTTCAAAGCCGTTACCCGGCTTAGGAGGCTCCAAATGGGGTATTCGCTGTTCTGCGTGGGACTTTGCGTGCTCAATATCGCTTTGTCTTACCGCCTAGATGGTCTGTATAGAACTTTTACAGTTGATGTCGTGGGAATTCTTATGATCATTCAGTTCCTGCTTCTTCTGGGGCTTGCGATCCGTTACTCCCTTCGCGGCAATGTGGAGGCCATTATCTTCACTATCGGGTTTGCAGTGTTTGCGTTCGCGTCGCTAAGTGAGCTGTCTCTGTACTATATGTCCGGCGAGAAGTACCACCTGTACTGGTGGAAATGGGGCATGGTCGGTTTTCTTGTTTCCCTGATTGTCATCGTAGGGCGGAGATTCGCCAAGAATCATGAACAAGTGGTGGAATATTCCAAAGAGCTGGAGAAGTTCAACAACGATCTTCAGCGTTCCGAGAAAATGGAAATTATTAGCGAGCTGGCCGCCTCTGTGGCGCATGAGGTACGCAACCCGCTTCAGGTTACTAGAGGCTTCCTGCAAATTATCGGCGGAGCGCAAGACAGCAAGGAAAGGGAATACTTGCAGCTGGCGATTTCGGAGCTCGACCGGGCTTCGCATATTATCAATGATTTCCTCACATTTGCCAAGCCGGCGATGGATAAGGTGGAATGTCTGGATGTTGGAGAAGAATTGAGGCATGTCGCGGGCATTCTGCTTCCTCTGGCCCAAATTCAGGGAAGCCGGATCGAGATTCACCTGGAAGCCGGTCTGTACGTCAAGTTCAATTCTTCCAAGTTCAAGCAGGCAATGATCAATATTATCAAGAACGGCATCGAAGCCATTCAGGACAACGGGCTGGTGACCATTACTGCCGGGAAACACGGCGCTTATGTCGTTATCAGTGTCCGGGATACGGGGGAAGGTATGACGGCCAGCGAGATCGCCCGGCTGGGGGAGCCTTACTATTCCAATAAAACGAAAGGTACGGGGCTCGGATTGATGGTTACCTTCCGGCTCATAGAGGCGATGAATGGCACGATCGAGTTTCAGAGCGTCAAGGGCAAGGGGACGGAAGTAATAATCAAACTGCCTGCTGCAAAACCGTGA
- a CDS encoding sensor histidine kinase, whose amino-acid sequence MNIRLSAEDRMITFFRYLSLFLTSLMFLVTRTGPALVYKILIILALGLLAHVFTASYRSFRHRPHVVMALVSIEMLLILLLTIGTGGYNNPFKLYSLNPILIAAGSLSYYFCWSLLASYFAFCLGFCYFFYKSAGNTFAAILLENGNLFLALALTATFMQLLSKLRRQREAAEARTDEMLEHIKSLYHIVETSSEHDFMNIGQVITDYTLKLTKLNKALFWFAGSSGGPSLVSRQTGWLPEEEEILFGELKKYEPEWRRQKEPIFRNIPGFGDMLLMPVRMSTRFVGVIGVKLEAHEGLEGRKWYIQQLMFLAELSAITLERHELSVTENRLIVTNEQNRIADEMHDSVSQSLFGIVYAAHSLKQACRKMTPSQLEEQIELIHDSATKAAKELRITIYSLSSKKSGGPTWLGMVRSHLKSLSRLNDVEIDFKVKGDDFSLPYPYHKALFRIISEATGNAIRHGGAGNIEVELTLKPRWIGLAIRDDGVGFDTDLLWTRSEEGTSGLGMKNMQHLASSLGGDFQLSSNENAGTQILISIPVGVVELKNA is encoded by the coding sequence ATGAATATCAGGTTATCTGCGGAAGATCGTATGATTACATTTTTCAGGTACTTATCACTATTCCTTACTTCGCTGATGTTCTTGGTAACGCGCACGGGTCCTGCCCTCGTTTATAAAATTTTGATCATCTTGGCGCTGGGCCTGCTGGCTCATGTATTTACCGCCTCTTATCGGAGTTTTCGGCACAGGCCGCATGTCGTTATGGCGTTGGTTAGCATTGAGATGCTGCTGATTCTTCTGCTGACCATAGGTACTGGCGGATACAACAACCCGTTCAAGCTGTATTCGCTTAATCCTATTTTGATTGCGGCGGGTTCCCTGTCTTATTATTTTTGTTGGAGCCTGCTGGCCAGCTATTTTGCCTTTTGTCTTGGATTTTGCTATTTTTTTTATAAATCGGCGGGCAACACATTTGCCGCTATTCTGCTGGAGAACGGAAATCTGTTCCTGGCCCTTGCGCTTACGGCGACCTTCATGCAGCTGCTTTCGAAGCTCAGACGGCAGCGGGAGGCGGCCGAGGCGCGCACGGACGAAATGCTTGAGCATATCAAATCGCTGTATCACATCGTGGAAACCTCAAGCGAGCATGATTTTATGAATATCGGCCAGGTGATTACCGACTATACCCTCAAGCTGACGAAGCTGAACAAAGCGCTGTTCTGGTTCGCAGGAAGCAGCGGGGGGCCGTCGCTTGTAAGCCGCCAGACCGGATGGCTGCCCGAGGAGGAAGAAATTCTATTCGGGGAGCTCAAGAAATATGAGCCTGAATGGCGGCGTCAGAAGGAGCCGATATTCAGGAACATTCCCGGTTTCGGGGACATGCTGCTGATGCCGGTTCGGATGAGCACCCGGTTTGTGGGCGTCATCGGGGTAAAGCTTGAAGCGCATGAGGGACTGGAGGGCCGGAAATGGTACATCCAGCAGCTGATGTTTCTGGCGGAGCTCAGTGCGATTACGCTGGAACGCCATGAGCTGAGCGTCACCGAGAACCGCCTCATTGTAACCAATGAGCAGAACCGGATTGCCGACGAAATGCATGACAGCGTCTCGCAGAGCTTGTTCGGCATCGTGTATGCGGCTCATTCCCTCAAGCAGGCCTGCCGAAAAATGACGCCCTCCCAGCTGGAGGAGCAGATTGAGCTGATCCATGATTCGGCGACCAAGGCAGCGAAAGAACTGAGGATTACCATTTACAGTTTAAGTTCCAAGAAAAGCGGCGGTCCGACCTGGCTCGGTATGGTAAGATCGCATCTGAAAAGTTTGTCGAGATTGAATGATGTCGAGATTGATTTCAAAGTGAAAGGCGACGACTTTAGCCTGCCCTACCCTTATCACAAAGCGCTGTTCCGGATAATATCCGAAGCGACCGGCAATGCCATACGTCACGGCGGCGCCGGCAATATTGAGGTTGAACTGACCTTGAAGCCAAGATGGATCGGACTGGCAATCCGCGACGATGGCGTCGGCTTCGACACCGATCTGCTGTGGACCCGTTCGGAGGAGGGCACAAGCGGACTAGGAATGAAGAATATGCAGCATTTAGCAAGTTCGCTTGGCGGTGATTTCCAGTTGTCCAGCAACGAAAATGCAGGTACCCAGATTCTAATTTCAATTCCGGTAGGCGTGGTTGAATTAAAGAACGCATAA
- a CDS encoding response regulator → MEIVIVDDHPLVRRGLAAVISMQPNLKFAGEATNGEEALRVFEEVRPDLVLIDLKLADESGIDVIKAARRRGIESKFILLTSSASREDFLKAEEVLVDGYVLKEALPEELLFAIQLVYKGRKYYDPGLMEDKMRMSGKGPTDELTPKEREVLIELGQGACNREIASRLFISEFTVKKHVSQILAKLQVADRTQAALYANAVGLTKYEMSVE, encoded by the coding sequence ATGGAAATCGTCATTGTGGATGATCACCCCCTCGTTAGAAGAGGGCTGGCAGCCGTTATTTCCATGCAGCCTAATTTGAAATTTGCGGGCGAAGCAACGAACGGCGAAGAGGCTCTGCGCGTCTTTGAAGAAGTGCGCCCTGATTTGGTGCTTATCGATTTGAAGCTTGCCGACGAGTCGGGGATTGATGTGATCAAGGCTGCGCGCAGACGCGGCATCGAAAGCAAGTTCATCCTGTTGACATCGTCGGCGAGCCGGGAAGATTTCCTGAAGGCGGAGGAAGTGCTGGTCGACGGCTATGTATTGAAAGAAGCGCTCCCTGAGGAACTGCTGTTTGCCATTCAACTGGTCTATAAGGGCAGGAAGTATTACGATCCCGGCCTGATGGAAGACAAGATGAGAATGAGCGGCAAGGGTCCGACGGATGAATTGACGCCTAAAGAACGGGAAGTGCTGATCGAGCTGGGGCAGGGCGCCTGCAACCGGGAAATTGCTTCCCGGCTCTTCATCAGCGAGTTCACGGTCAAGAAGCATGTCAGTCAAATTTTGGCCAAGCTTCAGGTTGCGGACCGCACTCAGGCCGCGCTTTATGCGAACGCGGTCGGATTAACCAAATACGAGATGTCTGTCGAATAA
- a CDS encoding YveK family protein, translating to MEKTILDYLNLIKKRLWLIVLFVLISCSTTYYVSKNYVVPVYSASAQLLVNNAADLPEGNNLNNLNFSLNLIGSYKEIIKSPAIMDRVAAAHPEFGLTGDALSSKVAIRSSEGSQIINLSVEDRSYAKAAGIANAVSQTFIRTLPELMNMDNVNFLTPADPKDVPGPVNAGFTMNLIISFVVSLMAALGIILLMETVNGSLRSEKEALHEFGLPVIGTIPVIRKRDLGKDGDNKARVGEGAYAAIK from the coding sequence GTGGAAAAGACGATTCTGGATTACCTGAATCTGATCAAAAAAAGGTTATGGCTCATCGTGCTGTTCGTGCTGATCTCCTGCAGCACCACCTATTATGTCAGCAAGAATTACGTCGTTCCCGTCTATTCCGCATCTGCGCAGCTGCTGGTGAACAACGCCGCTGACCTGCCGGAAGGCAATAACCTGAACAATCTGAATTTCAGTCTCAATTTGATCGGAAGTTACAAGGAAATCATTAAATCGCCGGCCATTATGGACCGTGTCGCCGCCGCACATCCGGAATTCGGGCTTACGGGAGACGCACTCAGCTCCAAAGTAGCCATCAGATCCTCGGAGGGAAGCCAGATCATCAATCTTAGTGTGGAAGATAGAAGCTACGCGAAGGCAGCCGGCATCGCCAATGCCGTATCGCAGACGTTCATTCGCACCCTGCCGGAACTGATGAATATGGACAATGTCAACTTCCTCACTCCTGCGGACCCGAAAGATGTTCCGGGACCGGTAAACGCCGGATTTACGATGAATCTGATCATCAGCTTTGTCGTATCGCTGATGGCGGCTCTGGGTATTATCCTGCTGATGGAGACGGTGAACGGCTCCCTTCGCTCCGAGAAGGAGGCGCTGCACGAGTTTGGTCTTCCGGTCATCGGAACCATTCCGGTCATCCGCAAACGCGACCTCGGCAAGGATGGAGACAACAAAGCAAGAGTAGGGGAGGGAGCGTATGCTGCGATTAAGTAA
- a CDS encoding CpsD/CapB family tyrosine-protein kinase gives MLRLSNSLIAERNPQSHVSESFRSLRTYIRQLGLLQGGGKSLLFTSGGAGEGKTTVLANLAVSFVQDGKKVAVVDCNLRSPGLHTVFGVENAEGLADCLSGQKEAGKIGVYGNLANLTIVTAGVSSVSPPDLLGNAKMAELLEELKGTHDLVLLDTPPAVEYSDARVLAPLTDGVIIIARYGKSKRDSIRKVKTLMEQSGTTILGIAINQVK, from the coding sequence ATGCTGCGATTAAGTAACAGCCTCATCGCCGAACGAAATCCACAGTCGCATGTGTCTGAATCATTTCGTTCGCTTCGCACCTACATCCGTCAGCTCGGGCTGCTGCAGGGCGGAGGCAAATCACTGCTCTTCACATCCGGCGGTGCGGGAGAGGGAAAGACAACCGTTCTGGCCAATCTCGCCGTATCCTTTGTGCAGGACGGAAAAAAGGTCGCCGTGGTGGATTGCAACTTGCGCAGCCCTGGCCTTCATACGGTGTTCGGAGTGGAGAATGCCGAAGGGCTTGCTGACTGTCTGAGTGGCCAGAAGGAGGCGGGCAAGATCGGCGTGTACGGCAATCTTGCCAATCTTACCATTGTAACGGCAGGAGTCTCATCCGTCAGTCCTCCCGATCTGCTGGGCAACGCCAAGATGGCGGAACTGCTGGAGGAATTGAAAGGAACCCATGATCTGGTTCTGCTGGACACGCCCCCGGCTGTAGAATACAGCGATGCCCGGGTGCTTGCGCCGCTCACGGACGGTGTTATCATCATTGCCCGTTACGGCAAGTCGAAGCGGGATTCGATCCGCAAGGTCAAGACGCTGATGGAACAATCCGGGACCACCATTCTCGGTATTGCCATAAATCAAGTGAAGTAA
- the galU gene encoding UTP--glucose-1-phosphate uridylyltransferase GalU, giving the protein MMKKVKKVIIPAAGLGTRFLPATKAMPKEMLPIINKPTIQYIVEEAIASGIEDIIIVTGKGKRAIEDHFDNAFELESRLLEDGKLELLQEVQRSSKVEIHYIRQKEPKGLGHAVWCARRFIGDEPFGVMLGDDIVAGKTPCLKQLIDQYEETQNSVIGVQEIPDEFTNRYGIIEPDLQDGRLYRVHNFVEKPKLGTAPSNLAIMGRYVFTPKIFKYLDLQEKGAGGEIQLTDAIQKLNQSERVYAYNFDGTRYDVGERLGYILTTLEFALENKDLRYPLMDAMAAWLSKAEQATS; this is encoded by the coding sequence ATGATGAAAAAAGTGAAAAAGGTAATTATTCCTGCAGCTGGACTGGGTACCCGTTTTCTTCCCGCAACTAAAGCGATGCCGAAGGAAATGCTTCCCATCATCAATAAGCCTACTATTCAGTACATTGTGGAGGAAGCGATCGCTTCTGGTATCGAGGACATTATTATCGTAACCGGTAAAGGAAAGCGGGCGATTGAAGATCATTTCGATAACGCCTTTGAGCTGGAATCGCGGCTTCTTGAGGATGGCAAGCTCGAACTGCTGCAGGAGGTACAGCGTTCTTCCAAGGTGGAAATTCACTATATCCGGCAAAAAGAACCCAAAGGACTGGGACATGCAGTCTGGTGCGCCAGACGGTTCATCGGCGACGAGCCGTTCGGCGTAATGCTCGGGGACGATATTGTAGCCGGAAAGACGCCATGCCTCAAACAGCTGATCGACCAGTATGAGGAAACGCAGAACTCGGTTATCGGCGTGCAGGAAATTCCCGACGAATTCACCAACCGGTACGGCATTATCGAGCCGGATTTGCAGGACGGCCGCCTGTACCGCGTCCATAACTTCGTCGAGAAGCCGAAGCTTGGCACCGCCCCCTCCAATCTGGCGATTATGGGCCGCTATGTGTTCACGCCGAAGATCTTTAAATATCTCGATCTGCAGGAAAAGGGCGCCGGAGGCGAAATCCAGCTGACCGACGCGATCCAGAAGCTGAATCAAAGCGAGCGGGTCTATGCCTACAATTTCGATGGAACGAGATACGATGTCGGAGAACGGCTCGGTTACATTTTGACGACGCTGGAGTTCGCTTTGGAGAACAAGGATTTGCGCTACCCTCTCATGGATGCCATGGCGGCATGGCTCAGCAAGGCGGAACAAGCCACCAGTTAA
- a CDS encoding sugar transferase gives MSMPKMPDDAKPILSNLYVLHAEQAQEANSYLVVKRVIDILFSALCLVLLLPLFAVIAVLIKLDDPKGKVFFRQTRVGKDEKPFEMYKFRSMISNAEELKKNLMAYNEVSGAMFKMKNDPRITKIGKFLRKTSIDELPQLWNVLVGNMSLVGPRPPLPDEVAQYSEYDKQRLTVTPGCTGYWQVHARNSVGFEEMVQLDLTYIRMRSTVLDLKIILKTGLMLLGSKNAY, from the coding sequence ATGAGCATGCCAAAAATGCCGGATGACGCTAAGCCCATTCTGTCAAATCTTTACGTGCTGCATGCCGAACAAGCGCAGGAAGCCAATTCCTACCTGGTAGTGAAGCGGGTAATCGACATTCTTTTTTCCGCTCTGTGTCTAGTCCTGCTGCTGCCCCTGTTTGCCGTAATCGCCGTACTGATCAAACTGGATGACCCGAAAGGGAAAGTGTTCTTCCGCCAGACCCGTGTCGGCAAGGACGAGAAGCCGTTTGAGATGTACAAGTTCAGGTCCATGATCTCGAATGCCGAGGAGCTGAAGAAGAATCTCATGGCTTACAACGAGGTCAGCGGGGCGATGTTCAAGATGAAGAACGATCCCCGCATTACAAAGATAGGGAAGTTTCTGCGCAAGACAAGCATTGACGAGCTTCCCCAACTCTGGAATGTGCTGGTCGGCAATATGAGCCTGGTCGGTCCCCGGCCGCCTCTTCCCGATGAAGTGGCGCAGTACTCGGAGTACGACAAGCAGCGGCTGACTGTAACGCCGGGCTGCACGGGCTATTGGCAGGTTCACGCGCGCAACAGCGTCGGTTTTGAGGAAATGGTTCAACTGGATCTCACGTATATCCGCATGCGGAGCACAGTGCTTGACTTGAAGATTATCTTAAAGACGGGACTCATGCTTCTGGGATCGAAAAATGCTTATTAA
- a CDS encoding glycosyltransferase, with protein MFEHGNVPRLSIIICTYNRAGLLSKTLDSLLRLEMLDEAEVIVVDNRSTDDTAAVVKRFVDQYENMIHMKYLLEPVQGLSAARNAGILAAKSPLIAFLDDDALPVRTWISTIVNTLESRPRVMAMGGKVAPIFETGRPNWLIKPFEFPYTIMDLGNRIKEYPGKFHPCGANMAMRREVFNVSLFPLELGRKGDSLLSGEETWLFGKIRKEGQSVLYHPQMAVDHFVPASRLTEAWIMKRYYSQGLSNALGSSGQLGSLPLWGKTAAKVLYIAADSVFAAISGNEGRKLLNKCRLESVRGTLHMLRNRNRESATG; from the coding sequence ATGTTTGAGCACGGAAACGTACCCCGGCTGTCTATCATCATTTGCACCTACAATCGGGCCGGGCTGTTATCCAAAACGCTGGATTCCCTGCTCAGGCTCGAAATGCTGGACGAGGCGGAGGTCATTGTGGTTGATAACCGGTCGACCGATGATACGGCGGCCGTCGTGAAACGGTTCGTGGATCAATACGAAAATATGATCCATATGAAGTATCTTCTAGAGCCGGTCCAGGGACTGTCGGCCGCCCGCAATGCGGGCATTCTGGCAGCCAAATCGCCGCTCATAGCGTTTCTCGATGACGATGCGCTGCCTGTCCGCACATGGATTTCGACGATTGTAAACACCTTGGAAAGCAGGCCGCGCGTGATGGCCATGGGCGGCAAGGTTGCTCCTATTTTTGAAACCGGCAGGCCGAACTGGCTGATTAAGCCGTTCGAGTTCCCTTATACGATCATGGATCTGGGCAACCGGATCAAGGAGTACCCGGGCAAGTTCCACCCCTGCGGCGCCAACATGGCGATGAGGCGCGAAGTCTTTAACGTCAGCCTGTTTCCGCTGGAGCTTGGACGCAAGGGAGACTCGCTTTTGTCCGGCGAGGAAACCTGGCTGTTCGGAAAGATTCGGAAAGAAGGGCAATCCGTTCTTTATCACCCGCAGATGGCTGTGGACCACTTCGTTCCGGCAAGCCGTTTGACCGAGGCCTGGATCATGAAAAGATACTACAGTCAAGGTTTGTCCAATGCGCTTGGAAGCAGCGGCCAACTGGGCAGTCTGCCCCTTTGGGGCAAGACAGCGGCTAAAGTTCTGTATATTGCCGCCGACTCCGTATTTGCCGCGATATCCGGGAACGAAGGAAGAAAGCTGCTGAACAAATGCAGGCTGGAGAGCGTCCGCGGAACGCTTCACATGCTGCGGAATCGAAATCGGGAATCGGCGACGGGGTGA